In the Natronobacterium texcoconense genome, one interval contains:
- a CDS encoding GTP cyclohydrolase III — translation MTNTQVTLLQIDNYGPWTVTPEPRREADLQTLQSRLYADVSQFVGNRGGYTFFTRFDNMIAVTNGLDLEDHRVLQESIGNRYPVTLSLGVATGTDPVHALSDATTRLQEAGSAQDEDRRECLEGRIIEDDHRTDEDVQIAHFDVINATGNYTDELNAFDTFIEIEQGYAELMRHMRYAHDSLSFFVGGDNVIVVCPDLGYDEYEEAIGHVEEAVDVSLQVGVGRGKSAHDAGFAAKHALETCRADGTRVELEWES, via the coding sequence GTGACTAACACGCAGGTTACGCTCCTCCAGATCGACAACTACGGCCCGTGGACCGTAACGCCCGAACCGAGGCGAGAGGCCGATCTCCAGACGCTGCAATCGCGACTCTACGCCGACGTCTCCCAGTTCGTCGGGAACCGCGGCGGCTACACGTTCTTCACGCGATTCGACAACATGATCGCCGTCACGAACGGCCTCGACCTCGAGGACCATCGAGTCCTCCAGGAATCGATCGGGAACCGCTACCCCGTGACGCTGAGTCTCGGCGTCGCGACCGGTACGGACCCCGTCCACGCGCTGTCCGATGCGACGACCCGCCTCCAGGAGGCCGGCAGCGCCCAGGACGAGGACCGCCGTGAGTGTCTCGAGGGCCGGATCATCGAGGACGACCATCGGACCGACGAGGACGTCCAGATCGCACATTTCGACGTGATCAACGCGACTGGCAACTACACGGACGAACTCAACGCCTTCGACACGTTCATCGAAATCGAACAGGGGTATGCCGAACTCATGCGACACATGCGCTATGCCCACGACAGTCTCTCCTTCTTCGTCGGCGGCGACAACGTGATCGTCGTCTGTCCAGACCTTGGATACGACGAGTACGAGGAGGCGATCGGCCACGTCGAGGAGGCCGTCGACGTCAGCCTTCAGGTCGGCGTCGGGCGTGGAAAGAGCGCCCACGACGCCGGGTTCGCGGCGAAACACGCCCTCGAGACCTGTCGGGCCGACGGGACGCGAGTCGAACTCGAGTGGGAGTCCTGA
- a CDS encoding CBS domain-containing protein, with translation MESELSVKDVLTNEYVGVSESDTVLDTVTVMREERAGSALVVRGTDPVGIITEWDVLGLVADEEDPAETTVEDVMTTPVITVSPDRSLTDAANVMGRENIRNLVVENAADEEVLGLVTQRDVIAAAGSFQATVTPPRSSGLGADAEAEPGSGDLTRDPHLGNNENVDSEVHPNGGDEYTTQGVCEACGSLADSLWESNGQLICADCRTV, from the coding sequence ATGGAATCGGAACTGTCGGTCAAAGACGTCCTGACCAACGAATACGTTGGGGTCAGCGAATCCGATACCGTCCTGGATACGGTAACCGTCATGCGCGAGGAGCGTGCGGGCTCTGCGCTCGTCGTTCGCGGCACCGATCCGGTCGGGATCATCACCGAGTGGGACGTGCTCGGGCTCGTGGCCGACGAGGAAGACCCGGCCGAAACGACCGTCGAGGACGTCATGACGACACCGGTCATCACCGTCTCACCGGATCGATCGCTCACCGATGCTGCGAACGTCATGGGTCGGGAGAACATCCGCAACCTCGTCGTCGAGAACGCCGCCGACGAAGAGGTCCTCGGGCTGGTCACCCAGCGCGACGTCATCGCCGCCGCTGGCTCTTTCCAGGCGACAGTGACCCCGCCGCGCTCGAGCGGGCTGGGAGCCGACGCCGAGGCCGAACCGGGGAGCGGCGACCTTACCCGCGATCCACACTTGGGGAACAACGAGAACGTCGACTCGGAAGTTCACCCGAACGGTGGCGACGAGTACACGACCCAGGGCGTCTGCGAGGCGTGTGGATCGCTCGCGGACTCGCTGTGGGAGTCGAACGGCCAGCTCATCTGCGCCGACTGTCGAACGGTGTGA
- a CDS encoding phosphoglycerate kinase, with translation MIDTLDDLDVEGTTIGVRVDVNSPIDDGSLADDARLRAHVDTLSELLERGGRVAVLAHQGRPGGDEFVSLESHADRLAELLDRPVDYVDATFTEAAREAVRSLENGECLVLENTRFYSEEYMEFDPERAARTHLVEGLAPVLDAYVNDAFAAAHRSQPSLVGFPTVLPGYAGRVMEAELDVLGSIEETPEPRVYVIGGAKVSDSIDVAWSVLEKGLADHVLTAGVVGNVFLIADGVDLGDASSDFIYDQGYWDEIDRATDLLDAYGDRIALPRDVAVERDGSRKEIGVNALPPQETEAAMDVGDSTLTYYQRILSDAGTVILNGPAGVFEDDLFERGTRELYEAATAVPTSIVGGGDTAAALRRLGVEGFTHVSTGGGAALRMLTAESLPAVTALETDTENGGTDD, from the coding sequence ATGATCGATACCCTCGACGACCTGGACGTCGAAGGGACCACCATCGGTGTCCGCGTCGACGTCAACAGTCCGATCGACGACGGGTCCCTCGCCGACGACGCCCGACTTCGGGCCCACGTCGACACGCTCTCGGAACTGCTCGAGCGTGGCGGTCGGGTCGCCGTCCTCGCCCACCAGGGCCGGCCGGGAGGCGACGAGTTCGTCTCGCTGGAGTCTCACGCCGACCGGCTTGCCGAACTGCTCGATCGGCCCGTCGACTACGTCGACGCGACGTTCACCGAGGCCGCTCGCGAGGCGGTCCGGTCCCTCGAGAACGGTGAGTGTCTCGTCCTCGAGAACACCCGCTTCTACAGCGAGGAGTACATGGAGTTCGACCCCGAGCGGGCCGCACGGACGCATCTCGTCGAAGGTCTCGCGCCCGTACTCGACGCCTACGTCAACGACGCGTTCGCGGCGGCTCACCGCTCGCAGCCGTCGCTGGTCGGCTTCCCGACCGTGTTGCCCGGCTACGCCGGTCGCGTCATGGAGGCCGAACTCGACGTGCTCGGCTCGATCGAGGAGACGCCCGAACCGCGGGTCTACGTCATCGGCGGCGCGAAAGTCTCTGACTCGATCGACGTCGCCTGGAGCGTCCTCGAGAAGGGGCTGGCCGATCACGTCCTCACGGCGGGTGTCGTCGGCAACGTCTTCCTCATCGCCGACGGCGTCGATCTGGGCGATGCGAGTTCTGATTTCATCTACGACCAGGGCTACTGGGACGAGATCGACCGCGCCACGGACTTGCTCGACGCCTACGGCGACCGGATCGCGCTACCCCGCGACGTCGCCGTCGAGCGGGACGGCTCCCGCAAGGAAATCGGTGTCAACGCGTTGCCGCCACAGGAAACGGAGGCAGCCATGGACGTCGGCGATTCGACGCTTACCTACTACCAGCGGATCCTGTCGGACGCCGGAACGGTCATCCTCAACGGGCCAGCGGGCGTCTTCGAGGACGACCTGTTCGAACGAGGCACACGGGAGCTGTACGAGGCCGCGACCGCGGTCCCGACAAGTATCGTCGGCGGCGGCGACACGGCTGCAGCCCTGCGACGTCTCGGCGTCGAGGGCTTCACCCACGTCAGCACCGGTGGCGGTGCAGCCTTGCGGATGCTCACCGCCGAATCGCTTCCTGCCGTAACTGCCCTCGAGACCGACACCGAGAATGGCGGCACCGACGATTGA
- a CDS encoding DUF5785 family protein, which translates to MSQDWPVDPDGEEGSEGMRKYDMRIIADKVDEEEDFPMVVSEFVEEYGDHPIRINHEEVVAMREIFEYVDAEEFEEILDMHKAVGAAMREGNFWKYHPQGEDPEKVPA; encoded by the coding sequence ATGAGTCAGGATTGGCCAGTCGACCCCGACGGGGAGGAAGGCAGCGAGGGGATGCGAAAGTACGACATGCGTATCATCGCGGACAAGGTCGACGAGGAAGAGGACTTCCCGATGGTCGTCTCCGAGTTCGTCGAAGAGTACGGCGACCACCCGATCCGGATCAACCACGAGGAAGTCGTCGCAATGCGCGAAATCTTCGAGTACGTCGACGCCGAGGAGTTCGAAGAGATTCTCGACATGCACAAGGCCGTCGGAGCGGCGATGCGCGAGGGGAACTTCTGGAAGTACCACCCGCAGGGTGAGGATCCGGAAAAGGTTCCAGCCTGA
- the ggt gene encoding gamma-glutamyltransferase — MTRHSSSPDDRYETGRFSRRRFLAATGASAGALSLGTQTVASEPPTDLATADLDGVDCSHPSFDCGRQVTAADGMVSSEDPRASAAGARILAEGGNAIDAAVTVQYVLNVVSPQASGIGGGGFMVVYDADSDSVHCINSRERAPRDAHPEMFLDDGEPREFDEAIQRSEAIGVPGTLDGLETARERFGSRPRQRLLRPAIQLAAGGFTVDEYLSEQIAENLDRFNDAAREVFLDENGNVPQPGDTLVNEDFAETLELIARGGRDVFYEGAIARDIAATVEGLEGGPGIDERDLAEYSVTIDEPVRKEAYDFEIVGQPVPTSGPTTVAMITRMLEFLDVEEYDLRAPEKYHLIAEANRVAWADRDQYMGDPEFVDVPVEGLLDDDYLRQRASRIDLESTIADYAAGEEVPPGVPAGAPERFTPDWATGQSEPAGATAHFTTADRHGNVVSYTTTIEQLMGSGTMVPGRGFMLNNELTDFDFEPGGPNQVQPRKRPLSSMSPTITFRDGEPIFTAGSPGGFMIITSTQQAILHHLVYGLEPLDALLEPTIFSARDFDVMWEEGVPEAAREYGEARGQPWADDPDDQGNVQVMAIDETGYTGAADPTRDGLAVGVNLARGRSPDERSESKRAQSKSDKDR, encoded by the coding sequence ATGACACGACACTCGTCATCGCCGGACGACAGATACGAAACCGGACGTTTCAGTCGACGACGATTCCTCGCAGCGACGGGAGCGAGCGCCGGGGCGCTCTCGCTTGGAACGCAGACGGTCGCGTCGGAACCGCCGACGGATCTCGCCACGGCCGACCTGGACGGGGTCGACTGTTCGCACCCATCGTTCGACTGTGGCCGACAGGTCACCGCGGCGGACGGCATGGTTTCGTCGGAGGATCCACGCGCGTCGGCCGCCGGCGCACGCATCCTCGCCGAAGGTGGGAACGCGATCGACGCCGCCGTCACGGTCCAGTACGTGTTGAACGTGGTCTCCCCGCAGGCCTCCGGTATCGGTGGCGGCGGATTCATGGTCGTCTACGACGCGGACTCCGACAGCGTCCACTGCATCAACAGCCGCGAACGCGCACCCCGCGACGCCCACCCGGAGATGTTCCTCGACGACGGGGAGCCACGAGAGTTCGACGAGGCTATCCAGCGCAGCGAAGCCATCGGCGTCCCCGGCACGCTCGACGGCCTCGAGACGGCCCGCGAACGGTTCGGCTCCAGGCCAAGACAGCGATTGCTCCGGCCCGCGATTCAGCTCGCCGCCGGCGGCTTCACCGTCGACGAATACCTCTCCGAACAGATCGCGGAGAACCTGGACAGGTTCAACGACGCGGCACGCGAGGTCTTCCTCGACGAGAACGGCAACGTCCCCCAGCCCGGCGACACGCTCGTCAACGAGGACTTCGCGGAGACGCTCGAGTTGATCGCTCGCGGCGGCCGTGACGTCTTCTACGAGGGGGCAATTGCTCGCGACATCGCCGCTACCGTCGAGGGACTCGAGGGCGGCCCCGGCATCGACGAGCGCGACCTCGCCGAGTACTCGGTGACGATCGACGAACCGGTGCGAAAGGAGGCCTACGACTTCGAGATCGTCGGCCAGCCCGTGCCGACGTCGGGCCCGACGACGGTCGCGATGATCACGCGGATGCTCGAGTTCCTCGACGTCGAGGAGTACGACCTCCGCGCGCCCGAGAAGTACCACCTCATCGCCGAGGCCAATCGCGTCGCCTGGGCCGACCGCGACCAGTATATGGGCGACCCCGAGTTCGTGGACGTCCCCGTCGAGGGCCTGCTGGACGACGACTACCTCCGTCAGCGTGCCAGCCGGATCGACCTCGAGAGCACCATCGCCGACTACGCGGCCGGCGAAGAGGTCCCGCCGGGCGTGCCGGCGGGTGCGCCGGAGCGGTTCACCCCCGACTGGGCGACGGGGCAGTCCGAACCGGCCGGCGCGACCGCTCACTTCACGACCGCCGACAGACACGGTAACGTCGTCTCCTACACGACGACCATCGAACAGCTCATGGGCTCCGGAACGATGGTTCCCGGACGCGGGTTCATGCTCAACAACGAGTTGACGGACTTCGACTTCGAACCCGGCGGACCGAACCAGGTTCAGCCCCGAAAGCGGCCGCTGAGTAGCATGAGTCCGACGATCACCTTCCGCGACGGCGAGCCGATCTTCACCGCCGGATCACCGGGCGGATTCATGATCATCACCAGCACCCAGCAAGCCATCCTCCACCACCTGGTTTACGGCCTCGAGCCACTCGACGCCTTGCTCGAGCCGACGATCTTCAGCGCCCGGGACTTCGACGTCATGTGGGAGGAGGGCGTCCCAGAAGCAGCCCGCGAGTACGGCGAGGCACGCGGTCAGCCGTGGGCCGACGACCCCGACGACCAGGGGAACGTCCAGGTCATGGCGATCGACGAGACAGGGTATACGGGTGCCGCCGATCCGACTCGAGACGGGCTTGCCGTGGGTGTGAATCTGGCTCGAGGGCGGAGTCCCGACGAGCGTTCGGAATCGAAACGAGCGCAATCGAAGTCCGATAAGGATCGCTGA
- a CDS encoding Eco57I restriction-modification methylase domain-containing protein, whose translation MSQATLSHRPYTNSNLFSGHYLDERVQDREEWDCDEAARAAMDELEDLYELESDLVSGYAEDPLIDNWIDEVLDVLGFGTNVETTLPDGGGYVDALLFEDTESRRDAAEVYLSTEDTTDLFERGVGLVEAKQWDADFTTRFSEQRPYRNASHQIKHYLERTPENIQWGILTNGRKWRLYGTKDYETQTYYEVDLPELLEKGDLEAFKYFYAFFRPEAFREGSGSTFLDSVRSESETVAQELGEDLQDNVFTAVRVLGRGFVESNDLDIDPENDEALAELKEQSLVLLYRLMFVLYAESRGLIHPEGGDAVTEYEDNFSLDELRLEIHDEIGEVDDGFDEAYSEHSTTMWSRLEDLFRLVDEGEESLGIPPYNGGLFNREEHEFLTENEVSNRYLAEVIYRISTTENDEGRYVLADYADLDTRHLGSVYEGLLEHQFRIAPEAYAAVAEDGGQVWKPATEVSVADAVETVDEGGLYVVNDEGERKATGAYYTPDYVVTYIVEETVDPLIDEIREDLQEQGFEPGTHEYLGAFYRRVLDLKILDPAMGSGHFLTRATEYLAQQVMEEVRDIEEATAFDEQRVRRDVAKECIYGVDLNGMAVELAKLSMWLETLSADQPLAFLDHHLKAGNSLVGSDVTDVLSSDAEENGGQLTLQQALARVRQDTLEHVMERMQELLEIDNETLEDVKSMEEIYDEVRSDPFYQRLFELTNVHTAERFDLDVPEGAYERMARAIDDEDEWDDVREEDWFQTAQEMAGGEAFFHWELEYPEVFFDENGEKQEDAGFDAVIGNPPWVDVKGLRDPEVLFELFDTSFNRVNIYAAFIERSTTLLGPDSEFGFITPNSYLTQSSYQPLRKHILDNHSIETIVRLPDGIFSNVTMETAILLTQTGQNGIDTVDTIRFPRDVEIADIPEPVADVYETDVSWWRETDDLIFDIFTSDSERRVIQRIEATDVVIGDEFESCLGLTPYDKHQGHTEEQIENRVFHSDEKETDQHYPITTGEGINRYRLTWEGGEWIKYGDWLGSEREKRFFTKPRCVIRQIVSTEGRGIYAAYSDIELFHTQVGFVLLPKGDENAEERAKSLTAIINSKLMTFYHRKRFLDENKDTFQKILIQDAVDFPLPIGYHHPDLVENAEKMEQLVADYDSLNLDLLDHLGSYSEGQTLSDVGFSQPPEGAADSILTDTAEDRENLRVGTCEVIRESPTSLEIRLTARYKPEDEDEYETDQWGYTETEPLPALRISDLTETEADLIETFVPVAVDEAGGFADFRETATKTNSLVDRLRKLTLPAVDDVRDGLESYLETKARAEELEEKIEKTDELIDEIVYELYGLTDEEIEIVEEAVKE comes from the coding sequence ATGAGTCAGGCGACGCTCTCGCATCGGCCGTACACGAACTCGAATCTTTTCTCCGGCCACTACCTCGACGAGCGCGTACAGGACCGCGAAGAGTGGGACTGCGACGAAGCGGCACGAGCCGCGATGGACGAACTCGAGGATCTGTACGAACTCGAGTCCGACCTCGTCTCTGGGTACGCCGAAGACCCGTTGATCGACAACTGGATAGACGAGGTGCTCGACGTACTTGGATTCGGGACGAACGTCGAGACGACGCTGCCCGACGGCGGTGGTTACGTCGACGCGTTGCTGTTCGAGGACACGGAGTCGCGGCGGGACGCCGCCGAAGTCTACCTGAGTACGGAAGACACGACGGATCTATTCGAACGCGGCGTGGGTCTCGTCGAAGCCAAACAGTGGGACGCTGACTTCACGACCCGGTTCAGTGAGCAGCGACCCTACCGCAACGCCTCTCACCAGATCAAACACTACCTCGAGCGGACGCCGGAGAACATCCAGTGGGGTATTCTCACGAACGGGCGCAAGTGGCGACTGTACGGGACGAAAGACTACGAGACCCAGACCTACTACGAGGTTGACCTGCCGGAACTGCTCGAGAAGGGCGACCTCGAGGCGTTCAAATATTTCTACGCCTTCTTCCGACCGGAGGCGTTCCGCGAGGGGTCGGGGTCGACGTTCCTAGATTCTGTTCGTTCCGAGAGCGAGACCGTCGCCCAGGAACTCGGTGAGGACCTGCAGGATAACGTCTTCACGGCAGTCCGGGTGCTCGGTCGCGGGTTCGTCGAGTCGAACGATCTCGATATCGATCCCGAGAACGACGAGGCACTCGCGGAGTTGAAAGAGCAGTCGCTCGTCTTGCTCTACCGGTTGATGTTCGTCCTCTACGCGGAATCGCGGGGATTGATCCATCCCGAAGGAGGTGATGCGGTCACCGAGTACGAGGACAACTTCAGCTTAGACGAGTTACGCCTCGAGATTCACGACGAGATCGGCGAGGTCGACGACGGCTTCGACGAAGCCTACAGCGAACACTCGACGACGATGTGGAGTCGGCTCGAGGACCTGTTCCGACTGGTCGACGAGGGCGAGGAGTCGCTGGGCATTCCGCCGTACAATGGTGGCCTGTTCAACCGCGAGGAACACGAGTTCCTGACGGAAAACGAGGTGAGCAACCGGTATCTCGCGGAGGTCATCTACCGGATTTCGACGACCGAGAACGACGAGGGTCGGTACGTGCTGGCCGACTACGCGGATCTGGATACGCGACACCTGGGAAGCGTCTACGAGGGGCTGTTAGAGCACCAGTTCCGGATCGCGCCGGAGGCGTACGCGGCGGTCGCCGAGGACGGCGGCCAGGTCTGGAAACCCGCGACGGAGGTGTCAGTTGCGGACGCCGTGGAAACGGTCGACGAAGGCGGCCTGTACGTGGTCAACGACGAGGGCGAGCGCAAGGCCACGGGAGCGTACTACACGCCCGACTATGTAGTGACCTACATCGTCGAGGAAACGGTCGATCCGTTGATCGACGAGATCCGCGAAGATCTACAGGAGCAGGGCTTCGAGCCGGGAACACACGAGTATCTCGGTGCGTTCTACCGGCGGGTACTGGATCTGAAGATTCTCGACCCCGCGATGGGCAGCGGCCACTTCCTCACACGGGCGACGGAGTATCTCGCCCAGCAGGTGATGGAAGAGGTACGCGATATCGAGGAGGCGACGGCGTTCGACGAGCAACGGGTACGCCGCGACGTCGCGAAGGAGTGTATCTACGGCGTCGACCTGAACGGCATGGCGGTCGAACTCGCCAAGCTCTCGATGTGGCTCGAGACGCTGTCGGCCGACCAGCCACTGGCGTTCCTCGATCACCACCTGAAGGCGGGGAACTCGCTCGTAGGGTCGGACGTGACCGACGTGCTCTCGAGCGACGCCGAGGAAAACGGCGGTCAGCTAACCCTCCAGCAGGCGCTGGCTCGCGTTCGTCAGGATACCCTCGAGCACGTGATGGAACGGATGCAGGAGTTGCTCGAGATCGACAACGAGACGCTCGAGGACGTTAAGTCGATGGAAGAAATCTACGACGAGGTCCGCAGTGATCCGTTCTACCAGCGACTGTTCGAGTTGACGAACGTGCATACTGCAGAACGGTTCGATCTGGACGTTCCGGAGGGAGCCTACGAACGGATGGCTCGAGCGATCGACGACGAGGACGAGTGGGATGACGTTCGGGAGGAAGACTGGTTCCAGACCGCCCAGGAGATGGCCGGTGGAGAGGCGTTTTTCCACTGGGAGTTGGAGTATCCAGAGGTGTTTTTCGACGAGAATGGGGAGAAGCAGGAGGATGCTGGATTCGATGCGGTGATTGGGAATCCACCCTGGGTCGACGTAAAAGGGTTACGAGACCCCGAAGTTCTCTTCGAGCTGTTTGATACCAGTTTCAATAGAGTGAATATTTATGCTGCGTTTATCGAGCGGTCGACGACGCTGTTAGGGCCTGATTCGGAGTTCGGATTCATTACTCCGAACTCCTATCTGACTCAGAGCTCGTATCAACCGCTCCGAAAACATATTTTGGATAACCATAGTATCGAGACAATTGTCCGTCTTCCCGATGGAATCTTCTCAAATGTCACGATGGAGACGGCAATCTTACTCACACAAACTGGCCAAAACGGAATTGATACTGTCGATACGATACGGTTTCCACGTGATGTTGAAATCGCCGATATTCCTGAACCAGTTGCCGATGTATACGAGACAGACGTCAGTTGGTGGAGGGAGACGGACGACCTAATATTCGATATTTTCACATCCGACTCTGAACGGCGAGTCATACAGCGAATCGAAGCGACAGATGTTGTGATTGGGGATGAGTTTGAGTCGTGTTTGGGACTTACGCCATACGATAAACATCAAGGACACACCGAAGAGCAAATCGAAAATCGGGTCTTTCATTCAGACGAGAAGGAAACAGACCAGCACTATCCGATCACGACGGGAGAAGGGATCAACCGATATCGATTGACGTGGGAAGGTGGCGAGTGGATAAAATACGGGGACTGGTTAGGTTCAGAACGAGAGAAACGATTCTTCACTAAACCTCGTTGTGTCATTCGTCAGATCGTTTCAACGGAGGGACGTGGTATTTATGCCGCCTACTCAGATATTGAACTTTTCCACACGCAAGTTGGATTCGTTCTGCTCCCGAAAGGAGACGAGAACGCTGAAGAACGAGCTAAATCCCTCACAGCGATTATTAATTCGAAGCTAATGACATTCTACCACCGTAAGCGGTTCCTCGACGAAAACAAAGATACGTTCCAGAAAATTCTGATTCAAGACGCTGTGGACTTCCCGCTTCCCATAGGATACCACCATCCAGATTTGGTTGAGAATGCGGAGAAGATGGAACAACTCGTCGCCGATTACGATTCTCTCAACCTCGATTTGCTTGATCATCTTGGCTCCTATTCGGAGGGCCAAACCCTCTCTGACGTTGGTTTTTCTCAGCCCCCAGAAGGAGCCGCCGACTCCATCCTCACCGACACCGCCGAGGACCGCGAGAACCTTCGGGTCGGGACCTGCGAAGTCATCCGGGAGTCCCCCACGTCCCTCGAGATCAGACTCACGGCCCGCTACAAACCGGAAGACGAAGACGAGTACGAAACCGACCAGTGGGGGTACACCGAGACCGAACCGCTTCCGGCGCTGCGGATTTCGGATCTCACCGAAACCGAGGCCGACCTGATCGAGACCTTCGTCCCCGTCGCCGTCGACGAGGCCGGCGGCTTCGCTGACTTCCGCGAGACCGCCACGAAGACCAACTCGCTCGTCGATCGCCTCCGGAAACTCACCCTCCCCGCCGTCGACGACGTCCGCGACGGCCTCGAGAGCTATCTCGAGACCAAAGCGCGCGCCGAGGAACTCGAGGAGAAGATCGAGAAGACCGACGAGTTGATCGACGAGATCGTCTACGAGTTGTACGGGCTAACCGACGAAGAAATCGAAATAGTCGAAGAGGCGGTCAAAGAGTAG